One window of the Dendropsophus ebraccatus isolate aDenEbr1 chromosome 12, aDenEbr1.pat, whole genome shotgun sequence genome contains the following:
- the LOC138768728 gene encoding uncharacterized protein, protein MKVLLSAVLVFGLVSTGLSLVCVKCENSTVASCSGNLRNCTDQTLCMSTITQTTAADGQKTFTFERDCGDADQCNTTGSMTSYISTETHHTCCNTDSCTPPQPTLSTEKRLQNNIQCPVCISHIKGQCPLSNVRNCTGDQKYCARYVVKSDSESTIIMGCASESFCRTAETQKLLDGKITQVVATCIRSGSDSLKAHVFHHLPALLGTLVYIVFYV, encoded by the exons ATGAAGGTTCTCCTATCTGCTGTGCTTGTGTTTGGCCTGGTTTCTACAG GTCTCAGCCTGGTTTGTGTAAAATGCGAAAACAGTACAGTTGCGTCTTGCTCTGGCAACCTAAGGAACTGCACTGAccaaacattgtgcatgtcaaccATTACTCAGACTACAGCTGCCG ATGGACAAAAAACCTTTACATTTGAAAGAGACTGTGGAGATGCTGATCAGTGTAACACCACGGGCAGCATGACCAGCTACATCTCCACAGAAACCCATCATACCTGCTGCAACACAGACTCCTGTACTCCTCCACAGCCGACCT TATCTACAGAGAAACGTCTGCAAAACAATATTCAGTGTCCCGTCTGCATTTCCCATATTAAAGGACAATGTCCCCTCTCAAATGTAAGGAACTGTACTGGAGATCAGAAGTACTGTGCACGTTACGTGGTTAAGAGTGACTCAG AAAGCACCATCATTATGGGCTGCGCTAGTGAGTCTTTCTGCCGTACAGCTGAAACTCAGAAACTCCTCGATGGGAAGATCACACAAGTGGTGGCGACATGTATCCGAAGTGgtagtgactctttaaaggccCATGTTTTCCACCACCTCCCTGCTCTTCtgggaacactggtttatattgttttctatgtataa